From the genome of Chanos chanos chromosome 5, fChaCha1.1, whole genome shotgun sequence, one region includes:
- the slc1a8b gene encoding solute carrier family 1 member 8b, translating into MENMKSKSPKAPAQCHSSHSGPWKNMVEYVKKVLRSIISKRIREWVSDYCKRNGLLTLSVLAVITGCVVGFMLRSLNLSTQAKIYFSFPGELLMRMLKMLILPLITSSLMSGLAAMDSKASGRLGLLTVTYYLWTTFIAVIVGIFLVLIVHPGTGTEKEGHQSSGGPVMTSADALLDLIRNMIPSNLIEATFQQYKTDLVPLVKSTTKESQANYVYIMPDYENPRMGHPVFLELTPAPEIQYKIVPGNSKQMNVLGIVIFSATMGLLLGRLGERGLPLVNVCQCINECVMKIINAAMWYFPFGIVFLVAGKILDMHDPAVLAEKLGMYFMTVLAGLFVHGVILLPLFFFILTKKNPFSYIRGLLQALVIALATSSSSATLPITMKCLLENCHVDRKIARFVLPVGATINMDGTALYEAVAAIFIAQVNEYDLDFGQIVTISITATAASIGAAGIPQAGLVTMVIVLTSVGLPPDDITLIVAIDWILDRFRTMINVLGDALAAGIMAHLCRKDFQKDFPKNTERRDTVISYGNQSVQSIPSSEVPLIANRDYILEVVGDTVIERPTTYYNLCQV; encoded by the exons ATGGAAAACATGAAGAGCAAGAGCCCCAAAGCACCTGCACAGTGCCATTCCTCTCATTCCGGTCCCTGGAAAAACATGGTGGAATATGTGAAGAAAGTCCTAAGGAGCATAATTTCCAAACGGATACGGGAATGGGTGAGCGACTACTGCAAACGCAATGGTTTACTGACCCTGTCTGTCCTCGCCGTGATAACGGGCTGTGTGGTGGGATTCATGCTGAGGAGTTTGAACTTGTCCACTCAG GCAAAAATTTACTTCTCTTTCCCTGGAGAGCTTCTTATGAGAATGCTAAAGATGTTGATTCTGCCTCTCATCACATCGAG tTTGATGTCTGGCTTGGCCGCTATGGACAGCAAGGCCAGTGGGCGTTTGGGTCTGCTGACCGTCACCTATTACCTGTGGACTACCTTCATTGCTGTCATTGTGGGAATTTTCCTGGTTCTTATCGTTCACCCCGGTACCGGAACAGAAAAAGAGGGGCACCAGTCTTCAGGCGGGCCGGTGATGACGTCGGCCGACGCCCTGCTCGATCTCATCAG gaATATGATTCCATCCAATCTGATTGAAGCAACATTTCAGCAG TATAAGACCGATCTTGTGCCTTTGGTTAAGAGCACGACTAAGGAATCCCAGGCCAACTACGTTTACATCATGCCAGACTATGAAAACCCCAGGATGGGCCACCCTGTGTTTCTGGAGCTGACCCCAGCACCTGAGATACAATACAAAATTGTGCCTGGAAACAGCAAGCAGATGAACGTATTGGGAATTGTCATATTCTCTGCCACTATGG GTCTTTTGCTGGgcagactgggagagagaggactacCTTTAGTGAATGTATGTCAGTGCATCAATGAGTGCGTCATGAAGATCATTAACGCTGCCATGTG GTATTTCCCGTTTGGCATCGTGTTCTTGGTGGCGGGTAAGATCTTGGACATGCACGATCCCGCGGTCCTAGCGGAGAAACTGGGGATGTACTTCATGACGGTTCTGGCTGGGCTTTTCGTCCACGGCGTCATTCtgcttcctctcttcttcttcatcctgaCCAAAAAGAATCCCTTTAGTTACATCAGGGGCCTCCTGCAGGCACTGGTCATCGCCCTGGCAACGTCATCCAG CTCTGCCACTCTGCCTATCACAATGAAGTGCTTGCTAGAAAACTGCCACGTGGATAGAAAGATTGCACGATTTGTTCTTCCTGTGGGTGCTACTATTAACATGGACGGCACCGCACTTTACGAAGCAGTGGCTGCCATCTTCATCGCTCAGGTCAATGAGTACGACCTTGACTTTGGACAAATTGTCACCATCAG TATCACAGCCACAGCTGCAAGCATTGGAGCAGCCGGAATCCCACAGGCTGGCCTCGTTACCATGGTGATTGTGCTGACCTCAGTAGGTTTACCGCCTGATGACATCACGCTTATTGTGGCCATTGACTGGATCCT GGATCGATTTCGAACAATGATCAACGTGCTTGGAGATGCTTTAGCTGCAGGAATCATGGCTCACTTGTGCAGAAAGGACTTTCAGAAAGACTTCCCAAAGAACACTGAAAGG